Within Bradymonas sediminis, the genomic segment GTGTGCCGCCAAACACGGGGAGAGCTGCGGCATCCTCGGGGCGCTTTATCTGCGCGGCGAGGGCATCCCGGCGGACGCATCGAAGGCGCTTGAGTATTTCGAGAAGAGTTGCGCCGGTGACTTCGCGCCGAGCTGTGTGACCGCTGGGCTGATGAATTACGAGGGCAGCGGCGTGACCCAGGACTTCGCGAAGGCGACCCAGTGGTTTGAGCGCGCGTGTGCGGCCGAAGACGGCACCGGATGTGGGCTGGCCGGGGTGATGTATTCGGAGGCGCGCGGCGTCGAGGTCGATTTGGAGCGCGCGCTCCAATTCTATGAGCAGGGCTGTGAGTATGGGCGCCCCGAGGCCTGCCACGCCGCCGGGATTATCCACGCCAACGGCAGCGGAGTTCAGCCGAGCATGGCCCAGGCGCGCGGGTGGTTTGAGCGGGGGTGCAACGCCGGGCTCAACGAGAGCTGCGCGATGCTCGGCACCGGCGGCGGCCCCGAGTTCTAGATCGGTTCTGAGACTTAATAGCACGTCATAGTTGCGCCAGAGAACGTGTTGTCCTAGGAATACTTAACGACTTATGCCTAGGATTTTATGATGAGTATCGAAAGCTTGCAGTCTCAGATTACGCCGGAAAATATCGCCGCAGGAATGGCGCGATTAAACGCGATGTCAGCGAGTTTTGAGCGCCAAACGCTCAACGATATCGCCAACGCCCCGCACGCCAAACGCGTCTCGGAGCAGCCCTGGCTCATCGCCGGGGTCTCGGACGGAATGGGCCTGCACACCACCCTGGCGTCCATCGACGCGGGCCTTATTAAATACGGCGTCGGTATCTATTACGAACCCGAGGCGCTGCTCGCCATGGACGCCGACGGCAAACCGGTGTCGTCGGTGCATTTCGCGCGTTTTCAGAACGCGATTGCGCTCAAAGAATACGCCCGCGGTAAAGGCGTCGAATTCGAGGTCCTCTTCGCCGATATGATGATGGCGCCCAGGCGCGGCCTCAAGGGTGATATAAAGGGCGAGCCCCCCGAGTTTCCGGCCGAGGTCGCCGCGGCGTTTGAGCGCGTGCGCCAGAAAGCCCCGCGCAAAGACGCGGTCTTTATCGACTCGGTCGCCTTCGGAAAATGGATCTGCCCGCGCGAGGGCATGGACCCCATCGAAGCGCCCAGCATCGACTTTGACGGGCAGATCATCCACACCCGCACCAAGGGCTACCACGCGCGCGGCTACCAGGAGACGCTCGACACCATGGGCCGAAACCACGCGCGCCTGGTCGACGCGATGGTCGAATTCGGCTGGCTCGGCACCGGCGCGCTGAGCGCCTTCTTCACCTGGGCCGGCGGCTCTCAAAATGTCCACGCCCTCCAGGGCGTCTACGGCCGCGGCGCCCTGGGTGACGCAAAGATCATCGCTGAGAGCGACGTCGCCGCGTTCCGCCTGCAATACGGACTCGACCACGGCGTCCACGCCATCGTGCGTCTTCCGGCGTTCCTCTCCGCCGCCCTGATGGCCATCCCTGGCGCCGGATTATTCGGGCTGATTTCCCAACATATACTCGGCAAACACGGCGTCTATTGGGATATGCCCACCCTCGCCAGTCGCATGCTCAAGCAGCTCTTTGGGCCCGCCTGGATTCACGAGAACCCCATCTCGCAAATCGAGCTCGACACCGCCGAAATCCTGTATATGGACGAGATTTCCCAGGCCGTCGAAGAGGCACACCGGCGCATCGCGGAGTACCGCGCGCAACAAGACGCCGACGCGCAATCCCAGCCGATTCCGCTCCCCAAAAGCCTCGAATTACTCGAGGGTCTCGTGCCCACGAATTACCCCGAGATTCTCGCGCGATTCCGCCCCGATTTGGGCTGATCTCGTGATGGTTGCGTCGGATGCGTCGGCGCAAAATAAGTTGCTCTAACGAAAAAAGAGGCATCTTTCGATGCCTCTTTTTTCGTGTCTTACAGCCTAATTCTTTTCGTTAAATCGAGTCATCCACCCGAGAACAGCACCATCGCGACGCCGATGACCATGACGGCCGCGCCGATGAAACGCCGGGCGATGTCTTTTTCACCGAAGAACAGATACCCTGCCAGCATCGCAGTCGTAACGCCGCCGGCGCGTTTGATGGTCTCAACGTACGCAATGGGCACGCCTTCGCCGTAGGCGCTGAGCTGCAGAGTCATGGCCGCGAGCAGCAAAAACGAGGCGCAAACCCCGACCGCCGGCAGAATCTTGAGGTCGGCGATCAATGTGCGGGCTTCGCCGCGGGCGATGAGGTAAATCGCCAGTGAAACGCCCATGCCCAGCGCGAGGAACGCGGTATGCCACAGCGGCGAGGTTTGCAGGCTGGCCTTGCTGTCGAGAATCGGGGTGATGCTCCAGCACAGCGAGACGCAGATCATATAGAGGCTGCCGCGCTCGCTGGCGATTGCTTTGATGGGCGCGAGCAGGCCGTCGGATTTGGAGCCCGGGTTCAAAAAGAACGCGCCCACGCACACAATCAAAATCCCCACGATGCCCCAGCCGGTCACGATTTGGCCGAGCCACAAAAATGCGACCAGCGCCGAGAACACCGGCGTGAGCGCCAGGTAGGGGGTCGTCAGGCTGAGCGGCGAGATCGCGACGGCGCGCAAAAAGAGTAGATTCGCCGCCAGATTCAGCGCGATGGAGCCGGCGGATTGGATGAGGTAGCTTTTGGAGAGGTCCGGGATGCCGATGAAGAGGGTCTTTACGAGGGTGTGGTCGCTGCTGGGGGCCGCGCCGACCTCGGTCATCAGCACAAACGGCAGCAGCAAGAGGACTTGTCCCAACATCAGGCCGACCAAGGCCGAGGTGGGGTTCAAATTTGCGACGATATATTTGCGGATAATGTCGACCGAGGCCCAACTCAATGCAGAGAGCAAGGCCAGGATGAATCCAAATTCGAGCAGGTCAGTCATAATACGTGGGGCGCTTGAGGGGCGCTAAAACGAGGAAGAGTGGCGGTACGAGGAATTCGCGCGATGGCAAAACTCAACTCGGATGACGCGGCATCCGGCGTACTTCTGAGATTTGTGCAACTTGACAGTTGTGAGGCCAAGGGGTCTCATCAGCGGCTGAGATACGCCAATCAATTGGTTTCGTATAGTCCCCAGAATAGATTAATTCTGAGTAGAATCGTGGACTCGTTTTTCATTTTTAGGACGAAGGGTAGGAATGGCTGAACTCATCATCCAGAGCCGTCGCGTTGTCACCGGCGAGGGCACGCGCCCCGCTTGTTTATATATCCAGGACGGGCGCATCGAGCGCGTCGCCGAATACGATGATATTCAGGAGAATATCGAGGTGCTCGCCGTCGGCGATTCGGTGGTTATGCCGGGCTTAATCGACGCGCATGTGCATATCAATGAGCCGGGGCGAAGCGATTGGGAGGGATTTGAGACGGCGACGCGCGCGGCGGCGGCCGGCGGGACGACCACCCTGGTCGATATGCCGCTCAATAGCATCCCGGCGACCACGAGCGTCGCCGGCTTGGAGGCCAAGCTCGCCGCGGCCGAGGGCAAATGTCATGTCGACGTGGGCTTTTGGGGCGGCCTTGTCCCCGGGAATCTGGAGGAAGTCGCCGCCCTGGACGCCGCGGGCGTGCTCGGCTTTAAGTGTTTCTTATCGCCCTCGGGCGTCGATGAGTTTGAGAACGTGTCGATGGCCGACGTTGAGGCGGCGATGCCGCTTCTGAGCGAGTTGGGCGCCCCGCTTTTGTGCCACTCGGAGCTCTCCGATGTGATTGAGTCGGCCGAGCAGGTCTGGGCGAGCGGTGATGCTCGTCACTACGGACTCTACCTGGCCTCGCGCCCACCGAGCGCCGAAGTTCAGGCGGTCGCCGGGCTTTGCGAATACGCCGGGCGCTATGGGGCGCGCCTTCATATCGTGCACCTGTCCTCGGCGAGCGCGCTGCCGTTTTTGAGGCGCGCGCGCGAGCGCGGCGTGGACGTGAGCGTGGAGACCTGCCCGCATTATCTCGTCTTTAGCTCCGACCAGATTCGCAATGGGCAGACCCACTATAAATGCGCGCCGCCCATTCGCTCTCGCGGAAACGCCGAACAATTATGGAAGGCGCTGGCCGCAGGTGAGATTAACCTGATCGGCAGCGACCACTCCCCCTGCCCGCCCGAGCTAAAATGCCTTGATTCCGGCCGCTTCGACCAAGCCTGGGGCGGCATCGCGTCGCTGCAGCTCTCGCTGCCGATTATGTGGACGGCGGCCAGCGCGCGTGGGCATTCCCTCGACGAGTTGAGCCGCTGGATGAGCGCCGAGCCGGCGAAACTCGCCGGTCTTAGCGAGCAAAAGGGGCGCGTCGCCCCGGGGATGAGCGCCGACCTGGTTATCTGGGACCCCGAGGCCGAGTTCACCGTCGACGCCCAGGCGCTTGAGCACCGGCATAAGGTCACGCCCTATGACGGCCATCGACTCAAAGGCGTCGTCCAAATGACGCTGCTTCGGGGCGAGCCGGTCTATCGCGAAGGCGCGTTTTCAACCCCCGTTGGACGCCCTATTCTAAAATAAAAGATTCGATTTCTATTCTCTTTTCTTGAGCTCTGAGACCTAACATATGACGAAATTTACCGACTATATCGACCTCGCCCTTGAAACACTTGGTGGAGCGGTGCTCGTGGCGAGCGACGAGTTTTTCGCGATTAAAGAGAATCTTATCAGGGGCCCGGAGCCAATCTTTGATCCCACACGCTTTACCGACAGCGGCAAGTGGTACGATGGCTGGGAGACGCGCCGCAAGCGCGGTCCGGGCAATGATTGGTGTGTGATTCGCCTCGGGTTGCCGGGTTTGATTCGCGGCGTCGTGGTCGATACGGCGAACTTCCGCGGAAATTATCCAGAATATTGCTCGATTGAGGCCGCCGTTATCGAGGGGCATCTGTCGCCCGAGGAACTGGCCGATGGCGACATCGAGTGGATCGAAATTCTCGAGAAGTCGCCGCTCAAGGGGCATTTCAAAAACGAGTTTGAGATCGACAGCAGCGCGCGTTTTACGCATCTTCGCTTCAATATCTTCCCGGACGGCGGCGTCGCGCGCTTGCGGGTGCACGGCGAGCCCTCGCCGGACCTGGATCGATGGGCGCGCGTGGGGGAGATTGACCTGATCGGCATCGAAAACGGCGGGCGAGCGCTGAGCGCGAGCGATATGTTTTTTAGCAAGCCCACCAACCTTTTGATGCCCACGCGCGGGGTGCATATGGGCGACGGGTGGGAGACCACGCGCCGGCGCGGACCCGGGCATGATTGGGCGGTTCTGCAGCTCGGGGCCGAGGGGCGCGTCGAGCACGTCGAGATCGATACGAATCATTTTAAGGGAAATTATCCCGACTCGGTCTCGGTCGAAGGCTGCAATTCCGACCAACTCGGCGCCGATTTTGACCCGGACGCACAGGATTGGTTCGAGGTCTATCCGCAGACGAAGATGCAGGCGCATACTCAACATCACCTCGACATCGAGCCGACCGCGCCGATTACCCATGTGCGGGTGAATATGTTCCCGGACGGCGGCATCAGCCGGGTGCGTCTGCGCGGGCGCGTGACCGAAAAGGGCTGGCAAAAACGTAAATTGGAGTGGCTCAACACCATTTCGCCGGCCGCCGCCGAGCGTGCGTTTTTGCGCTGCTGCGGGTCGACGGCCTGGGCCGAGAAGATGGCGTCTCAGCGCCCGTTTGGGTCGCTTGAGGCGATTCAAAAAGCCGGCGACGCCGCGTTCTCAAAGCTTGGCACTGAAGACTACCTTGAGGCGTTCGCCGCGCATCCCAAAATCGGCGACCACAAACAGGCGTCGAAGGCTTCGCAAAAATGGGCGGCCCAGGAGCAGTCCGCGGCCTCGAGCGCCTCGCAGGAAACCCTCGACCGCCTGCGCGCCGCCAACCTCGCCTACCAGGAGCGCCACGGCTTTATCTTTATCATCTGCGCCACCGGCAAGAGCGCCGACGAGATCCTGGCCGCCCTCGAAGCGCGCCTGGAGAACGACCGAAATACCGAGATCGCCGCGGCCGCCGAGGAGCAGCGCAAGATCATGGCGCTTCGCCTCAATAAGTTAGTCGAGCGCCCTTAATTTTGCCGTAGAACGCCCAGTAAATTCGAATCGAAGAGTCAAAATCGCGGGCGCGACCGGCGCCCGCAGCATTCGCGAGGACTTCTGATGAGCACGATAAGCACCCATATTCTCGACACCTCCCGGGGCTGCCCGGCCGAAGGCGTTCCGTTGATTCTTGAGGCGCGAACCCACGGTGGATGGCGCGCGATTGGCGGCGGCACGACCAACGCCGACGGGCGCGTGGTCGACTTGCTGAACGAGGGAGAGTCACTGCTCCTGGGGATGTATCGCATGAGCTTTGAGACCGCGGTTTATTTCGAGGAGCAGGCGGTCAAGAGTTTTTACCCGGTCGTGCGCGTCGTCTTCGAAGTCGACGACGCCGACTCGCACTACCACGTCCCGCTGCTGCTCAGCCCCTTCGGCTATTCGACCTACCGCGGAAGTTAAGGCGTAGATTCGATAGAATCGGGAACAAAAAAACCGGCCACTGCTTCATCGCGGTGGCCGGTTTTTTATTGTCAGTGGACTGAAATCCTTCAGTCGATCTTGGCGCCCTGCAGGACCCATGCGCCCAGTTGTTGGCGCTCCTCGGGGGTCATATGGGTCTGGTTGACCAGGGGCATGGTCTCGGTGTCGAAGCAGCGAACCTTGATGCGCTCGGCGTGCTTCTTAATCTCCTGCGGCGTGTCGAAGGTGATGCCCAGCGGGGCGCTCTTCCAGACCGCGTCGGTGGGCGCATCCGAGTGGCACATCACGCAGCGCTCGGTGATGATTTTGTCGACGGTTGCGTAGGGGACCGGCGGCATCGCTTCGATGGCCGCCTGCTTGTCGCTCGTGCCGAAGTCCGGCGAGGTGACGAACGCCAGGGCTAAAATCGCGAGCGCGCCGGCGCCCATCGTCCACACATATTGATTCGACTTATGGCGCACGTTGAAATGAT encodes:
- a CDS encoding tetratricopeptide repeat protein; this translates as MKRLIVGVIWVSVLGGVAGCSHQSGADKFRQARENPEEAVQLYREACEQEYAPACYEMGIIRFDGRVGERNVEAAMRYFDKACAAKHGESCGILGALYLRGEGIPADASKALEYFEKSCAGDFAPSCVTAGLMNYEGSGVTQDFAKATQWFERACAAEDGTGCGLAGVMYSEARGVEVDLERALQFYEQGCEYGRPEACHAAGIIHANGSGVQPSMAQARGWFERGCNAGLNESCAMLGTGGGPEF
- a CDS encoding EamA family transporter; the encoded protein is MTDLLEFGFILALLSALSWASVDIIRKYIVANLNPTSALVGLMLGQVLLLLPFVLMTEVGAAPSSDHTLVKTLFIGIPDLSKSYLIQSAGSIALNLAANLLFLRAVAISPLSLTTPYLALTPVFSALVAFLWLGQIVTGWGIVGILIVCVGAFFLNPGSKSDGLLAPIKAIASERGSLYMICVSLCWSITPILDSKASLQTSPLWHTAFLALGMGVSLAIYLIARGEARTLIADLKILPAVGVCASFLLLAAMTLQLSAYGEGVPIAYVETIKRAGGVTTAMLAGYLFFGEKDIARRFIGAAVMVIGVAMVLFSGG
- the allB gene encoding allantoinase AllB, which gives rise to MAELIIQSRRVVTGEGTRPACLYIQDGRIERVAEYDDIQENIEVLAVGDSVVMPGLIDAHVHINEPGRSDWEGFETATRAAAAGGTTTLVDMPLNSIPATTSVAGLEAKLAAAEGKCHVDVGFWGGLVPGNLEEVAALDAAGVLGFKCFLSPSGVDEFENVSMADVEAAMPLLSELGAPLLCHSELSDVIESAEQVWASGDARHYGLYLASRPPSAEVQAVAGLCEYAGRYGARLHIVHLSSASALPFLRRARERGVDVSVETCPHYLVFSSDQIRNGQTHYKCAPPIRSRGNAEQLWKALAAGEINLIGSDHSPCPPELKCLDSGRFDQAWGGIASLQLSLPIMWTAASARGHSLDELSRWMSAEPAKLAGLSEQKGRVAPGMSADLVIWDPEAEFTVDAQALEHRHKVTPYDGHRLKGVVQMTLLRGEPVYREGAFSTPVGRPILK
- the alc gene encoding allantoicase yields the protein MTKFTDYIDLALETLGGAVLVASDEFFAIKENLIRGPEPIFDPTRFTDSGKWYDGWETRRKRGPGNDWCVIRLGLPGLIRGVVVDTANFRGNYPEYCSIEAAVIEGHLSPEELADGDIEWIEILEKSPLKGHFKNEFEIDSSARFTHLRFNIFPDGGVARLRVHGEPSPDLDRWARVGEIDLIGIENGGRALSASDMFFSKPTNLLMPTRGVHMGDGWETTRRRGPGHDWAVLQLGAEGRVEHVEIDTNHFKGNYPDSVSVEGCNSDQLGADFDPDAQDWFEVYPQTKMQAHTQHHLDIEPTAPITHVRVNMFPDGGISRVRLRGRVTEKGWQKRKLEWLNTISPAAAERAFLRCCGSTAWAEKMASQRPFGSLEAIQKAGDAAFSKLGTEDYLEAFAAHPKIGDHKQASKASQKWAAQEQSAASSASQETLDRLRAANLAYQERHGFIFIICATGKSADEILAALEARLENDRNTEIAAAAEEQRKIMALRLNKLVERP
- the uraH gene encoding hydroxyisourate hydrolase; its protein translation is MSTISTHILDTSRGCPAEGVPLILEARTHGGWRAIGGGTTNADGRVVDLLNEGESLLLGMYRMSFETAVYFEEQAVKSFYPVVRVVFEVDDADSHYHVPLLLSPFGYSTYRGS